One Paraburkholderia agricolaris DNA segment encodes these proteins:
- a CDS encoding molybdenum cofactor biosynthesis protein MoaE translates to MTTPSSSDRPQSDASHVGEFASDPVLLADAVATEFDVRVQRQPIDIQSEIMPVMRNPNVGAVVNFLGVVRQCGDVGDVVALELEHYPGMTEQSFSSIVEEAIARWRLEAVKIVHRVGRVALGDAVVLVVVAAPHRGAAFDACEFLMDFLKAHAPLWKKEIHRDGSVRWVEARSRDEQSMLRWG, encoded by the coding sequence AGCCACGTCGGCGAGTTTGCCAGCGATCCAGTGCTTCTGGCGGACGCTGTCGCGACGGAGTTCGACGTGCGTGTCCAGCGCCAGCCGATCGATATCCAGTCGGAAATCATGCCGGTCATGCGCAATCCCAACGTGGGCGCCGTCGTGAATTTTCTCGGCGTGGTGCGCCAATGCGGCGATGTCGGCGACGTGGTCGCGCTCGAACTCGAGCACTACCCGGGAATGACCGAGCAGTCGTTCAGCAGCATCGTCGAGGAGGCGATCGCGCGATGGCGTCTCGAAGCCGTGAAGATCGTGCATCGGGTCGGCCGTGTCGCGCTCGGCGACGCGGTGGTACTCGTCGTAGTCGCCGCGCCGCATCGCGGGGCCGCCTTCGACGCGTGTGAATTCCTGATGGACTTCCTGAAGGCCCACGCGCCGCTGTGGAAGAAGGAAATTCACCGCGACGGTTCGGTCAGATGGGTCGAGGCCAGGAGCCGCGATGAACAGTCGATGTTGCGGTGGGGGTGA